A single window of Streptococcus cristatus ATCC 51100 DNA harbors:
- a CDS encoding gamma-glutamyl-gamma-aminobutyrate hydrolase family protein, with product MCRTIVGVSANLCPVDQAGKNIHSSVSCKFAESIKLVGGLPMVIPVGDKSLVKDYIETIDKLILSGGQNVHPQFYGEEKAIDSDDYNLARDEFELALLKEAIRQGKPVLAICRGLQLVNVAFGGTLNQQIDNHWQGLPFGTSHSIRTEKGSVVERLFGQASQINSVHRQSIKDLAPNFRATAFDPRDNTIEAIEAVDGSRIIGLQWHPEFLINEEKGNLELFQYLLQEL from the coding sequence ATGTGCAGAACAATTGTTGGAGTGTCGGCTAATCTTTGTCCGGTGGATCAGGCGGGCAAAAACATTCATTCATCTGTATCCTGCAAATTTGCCGAAAGCATCAAGCTAGTCGGCGGTCTGCCTATGGTGATTCCTGTCGGGGATAAGAGTCTGGTCAAGGACTATATAGAAACCATTGATAAGCTCATTCTATCAGGTGGTCAAAACGTTCATCCACAGTTTTATGGGGAGGAAAAGGCCATCGATAGCGATGATTACAATCTGGCTCGCGATGAGTTTGAGCTGGCACTCTTAAAGGAAGCTATTCGTCAGGGTAAGCCAGTCTTGGCTATCTGCCGTGGTCTGCAGCTGGTCAATGTCGCTTTTGGTGGCACGCTTAATCAGCAGATTGACAATCATTGGCAGGGACTACCATTTGGGACTTCGCACTCCATTCGTACAGAGAAAGGCAGCGTTGTAGAGCGTTTGTTTGGTCAAGCCAGCCAGATTAATTCTGTCCATCGGCAAAGCATCAAGGACTTGGCGCCTAATTTCCGAGCAACCGCCTTTGACCCAAGGGATAATACCATCGAAGCGATTGAGGCTGTGGATGGCAGTCGTATCATCGGCCTTCAGTGGCATCCAGAGTTTTTGATCAACGAAGAAAAGGGCAATTTAGAGCTATTTCAATATCTTTTGCAAGAATTATAA
- a CDS encoding 8-oxo-dGTP diphosphatase, which translates to MSRAERVILTNMCMVYDGDRILVQNKVNDDWTGLCFPGGHVEHRESFVKSVIREIKEETGLTIYEPRLCGVKQFYTEKDERYIVFLYKTNRFEGELVSSEEGEVFWIDRKDLDRYSLAVSFKEMYQVFTSDLTEQFTYLEDGEVVKGLY; encoded by the coding sequence ATGTCACGAGCAGAGCGAGTTATTTTAACAAATATGTGTATGGTTTACGATGGGGACCGCATTTTAGTGCAAAATAAAGTAAATGATGATTGGACGGGCCTCTGCTTTCCAGGTGGTCATGTTGAACATCGTGAGTCCTTTGTCAAATCAGTGATACGGGAAATCAAGGAAGAAACAGGCCTGACCATCTATGAGCCTCGCTTGTGTGGTGTCAAGCAGTTTTACACTGAAAAAGATGAGCGCTATATCGTTTTTCTTTACAAGACCAATCGTTTTGAGGGAGAACTGGTTTCATCCGAAGAAGGCGAGGTATTCTGGATTGACCGCAAAGACCTTGACCGCTATTCGCTGGCCGTGAGCTTTAAGGAAATGTATCAGGTTTTCACATCAGATTTGACGGAGCAGTTTACCTATCTAGAGGATGGAGAGGTCGTCAAAGGTTTATACTAA
- a CDS encoding dUTP diphosphatase — protein sequence MKIRGFELVSSFPNEDLLPKRETAHAAGYDLKVAERTIIAPGEIKLVPTGVKAYMQPSEVLYLYDRSSNPRKKGLVLINSVGVIDGDYYGNPGNEGHIFAQMQNITDQEVVLEVGDRIVQAVFAPFLMADGDEADGVRIGGFGSTGH from the coding sequence ATGAAAATTCGCGGATTCGAGCTGGTTTCCAGCTTTCCAAATGAAGATTTATTACCCAAGAGAGAGACGGCTCACGCAGCGGGCTATGACTTGAAAGTGGCAGAGCGCACCATCATTGCGCCGGGGGAGATTAAGCTGGTTCCGACGGGTGTCAAGGCTTATATGCAGCCAAGCGAGGTACTTTATCTCTATGACCGCTCGTCTAACCCTCGTAAAAAAGGTCTGGTCTTGATTAACTCCGTTGGGGTCATCGACGGCGACTACTATGGCAATCCTGGAAATGAAGGCCATATCTTTGCTCAGATGCAGAACATCACAGACCAAGAGGTTGTACTGGAAGTGGGTGACCGCATTGTGCAGGCTGTTTTCGCACCATTTTTGATGGCGGATGGGGATGAAGCCGACGGTGTGCGGATAGGCGGATTTGGCTCTACTGGGCATTGA
- the radA gene encoding DNA repair protein RadA: protein MDYFFKRRKSIIAKKKTTFVCQNCEYHSPKYLGRCPNCGSWSSFVEEVEAAEVKHARVSLTGEKTRPMKLAEVTSIDVNRTKTEMDEFNRVLGGGVVPGSLVLIGGDPGIGKSTLLLQVSTQLSHQGTVLYVSGEESAEQIKLRAERLGDIDSEFYLYAETNMQNIRTEIEKIKPDFLIIDSIQTVMSPEISSVQGSVSQVREVTAELMQLAKTNNIATFIVGHMTKEGTLAGPRTLEHMVDTVLYFEGERQHTFRILRAVKNRFGSTNEIGIFEMQSGGLVEVLNPSQVFLEERLDGATGSSIVVTMEGTRPILAEVQALVTPTMFGNAKRTTTGLDFNRASLIMAVLEKRAGLLLQNQDAYLKSAGGVKLDEPAIDLAVAVAIASSYKDLPTNPQECFIGEIGLTGEIRRVNRIEQRINEAAKLGFTKIYAPKNSLSGLKVPDNIQVIGVTTIGEVLKKVFAG, encoded by the coding sequence ATAGATTATTTTTTTAAAAGGAGGAAATCTATCATCGCTAAGAAAAAGACGACCTTTGTCTGTCAAAATTGTGAATACCATTCGCCCAAATACCTAGGTCGCTGTCCCAACTGCGGCTCTTGGTCTTCTTTTGTTGAGGAAGTGGAGGCCGCAGAAGTCAAGCATGCCCGTGTTTCCTTGACAGGTGAAAAGACTCGGCCCATGAAGCTGGCTGAGGTCACTTCGATTGATGTCAATCGGACCAAGACGGAAATGGACGAATTCAATCGTGTGCTGGGTGGTGGCGTAGTGCCGGGCAGTCTGGTCCTGATTGGCGGAGATCCCGGTATCGGGAAGTCCACCCTGCTTCTGCAAGTATCCACCCAGCTTTCCCACCAGGGCACCGTCCTATATGTCAGTGGGGAGGAATCAGCTGAGCAGATTAAGTTGCGGGCGGAGCGTCTCGGTGATATTGACAGTGAATTTTATCTCTACGCCGAGACCAATATGCAAAACATCCGCACGGAGATTGAGAAAATCAAGCCAGATTTTCTGATTATTGACTCCATTCAGACAGTGATGTCGCCGGAGATTTCCAGTGTTCAAGGCTCTGTCTCTCAGGTTCGAGAGGTGACAGCTGAGCTCATGCAGCTGGCTAAGACCAATAATATTGCGACCTTTATCGTTGGTCACATGACCAAGGAAGGAACCTTAGCTGGTCCCCGAACGCTAGAGCACATGGTGGACACCGTGCTTTATTTTGAAGGCGAACGTCAGCACACGTTCCGTATCTTGAGAGCAGTCAAGAACCGCTTTGGCTCTACCAATGAGATTGGTATTTTTGAGATGCAGTCTGGCGGGCTAGTTGAGGTGCTCAATCCAAGCCAAGTCTTTCTAGAAGAGCGACTGGATGGCGCAACAGGTTCTTCTATCGTTGTGACCATGGAAGGAACGCGGCCGATTTTGGCAGAGGTGCAAGCTTTGGTGACACCGACCATGTTCGGCAATGCCAAGCGGACCACGACCGGCCTGGACTTTAACCGAGCCAGCCTCATTATGGCGGTTCTGGAAAAGAGGGCAGGCCTTCTCTTGCAAAATCAAGATGCTTACCTCAAGTCAGCTGGAGGTGTCAAGCTAGATGAGCCAGCGATTGATTTGGCGGTGGCGGTCGCCATTGCTTCCAGTTATAAGGATCTGCCGACCAATCCTCAAGAGTGCTTTATCGGTGAAATTGGCCTGACTGGTGAAATCCGCCGGGTCAACCGTATCGAGCAGCGCATCAACGAAGCAGCAAAACTAGGCTTCACCAAGATTTATGCTCCTAAAAACTCTTTGAGTGGCCTCAAAGTTCCAGACAATATCCAAGTCATCGGTGTGACAACGATTGGGGAAGTCTTGAAAAAAGTCTTTGCTGGATGA
- a CDS encoding TIGR00266 family protein: protein MQFSMDSNMQFPLVDLYLNQGETVFIQRGSMVYHTPNVTLNTQLNANGSGLGRFVKAVGRSMVSGESTFITQAVAQSDNGFLALAPEVPGQVIPLYLGEKQYRLNDGAFLALDGTAYYTMERQSVGKAIFGGQGGLFVMTTQGQGTLLANAYGSIRKIELNNQEVTIDNAHVVAWSQSLDYNIHLENGFWQSIGTGEGVVNTFRGTGEIYVQSLNLQSFAGSLSRYIAKGS, encoded by the coding sequence ATGCAATTTTCCATGGATAGCAACATGCAATTTCCACTCGTTGACCTCTACCTCAATCAAGGGGAGACAGTCTTTATCCAGCGTGGCAGTATGGTCTATCACACCCCTAATGTGACCTTGAACACTCAGCTCAATGCTAACGGTTCAGGTTTGGGCCGCTTTGTCAAGGCAGTCGGCCGTTCCATGGTGTCGGGTGAAAGTACCTTCATCACCCAGGCTGTCGCCCAGTCCGATAACGGTTTTCTAGCATTAGCACCAGAAGTTCCCGGTCAAGTTATCCCTCTCTATCTGGGAGAAAAGCAGTACCGGCTCAATGACGGTGCCTTTCTGGCTCTGGATGGTACAGCTTACTATACGATGGAGCGCCAGTCTGTTGGCAAGGCAATATTTGGCGGTCAAGGTGGCCTCTTCGTCATGACGACTCAAGGGCAGGGTACTCTCTTGGCCAATGCCTATGGATCGATTAGGAAAATTGAACTAAATAACCAAGAAGTAACCATTGATAATGCTCATGTCGTAGCTTGGAGTCAGTCCTTGGATTATAATATCCATCTGGAAAATGGCTTCTGGCAGTCGATTGGAACGGGAGAAGGAGTTGTCAACACTTTCCGAGGTACCGGGGAAATCTATGTTCAAAGTCTCAATCTTCAAAGCTTTGCGGGCTCACTCAGTCGCTATATCGCAAAAGGTTCATAG
- a CDS encoding beta-class carbonic anhydrase: MSYFENFMKANQAYVDLHGTSHLPIKPKTKVAIVTCMDSRLHVAQALGLALGDAHILRNAGGRVTDDMIRSLVISQQQMGTREIVVLHHTDCGAQTFKNEEFTVFLNQELGVDVSGQNFLPFTDVKESVREDVELLRQSPLIPDDVEISGAVYDVATGRMTVVQ; the protein is encoded by the coding sequence ATGTCCTATTTTGAAAACTTTATGAAGGCCAACCAAGCCTATGTGGACCTGCATGGAACCTCCCACCTGCCGATTAAGCCCAAGACCAAGGTAGCGATTGTGACTTGTATGGACTCCAGACTCCACGTGGCTCAGGCTCTGGGGCTGGCGCTGGGAGATGCTCATATCTTGCGCAACGCTGGCGGTCGGGTGACAGATGACATGATTCGCTCGCTGGTCATCTCTCAGCAGCAGATGGGCACGCGGGAAATTGTAGTCTTGCACCATACGGATTGCGGTGCACAGACTTTCAAAAATGAAGAATTTACTGTTTTTCTCAATCAAGAGCTGGGCGTTGATGTCAGCGGGCAGAATTTCCTTCCTTTTACAGATGTTAAGGAAAGTGTGCGGGAAGACGTGGAGCTTCTCCGCCAATCACCCCTAATCCCGGATGATGTGGAGATCTCAGGAGCGGTGTATGACGTTGCTACAGGGCGGATGACCGTCGTTCAGTGA
- a CDS encoding ABC transporter permease, which produces MILSIISQGLVWAILGLGIFMTFRILNFPDMTTEGSFPLGGAVAVTLITKGVNPFLATAAAVLAGCLAGLATGLLYTKGKIPTLLSGILVMTSCHSIMLMIMGRANLGLLGTRQIQDFLPFSGEINNLLTGLIFVSLVIVALLFFLDTKLGQAYIATGDNPDMARSFGINTGRMELMGMILSNGVIALSGALIAQQEGYADVSRGIGVIVVGLASLIIGEVLFKSLTLAERLITIVVGAIAYQFLIWGVIALGFNTSYLRLYSAVILAICLMIPTLKNTFFKGAKLSK; this is translated from the coding sequence ATGATTCTTTCCATTATTTCACAAGGTCTAGTCTGGGCCATTTTGGGTCTGGGGATTTTCATGACTTTTCGGATTTTGAATTTTCCAGATATGACGACGGAAGGTTCCTTTCCTCTAGGTGGAGCGGTAGCTGTCACCTTGATTACCAAGGGGGTGAACCCTTTCTTGGCGACGGCAGCTGCGGTGTTAGCGGGCTGTCTGGCAGGTTTGGCGACAGGCCTTCTCTATACCAAGGGCAAGATTCCGACCCTGCTGTCAGGAATTTTGGTCATGACCTCTTGCCATTCCATCATGCTTATGATCATGGGGCGGGCTAATCTAGGTCTGCTGGGAACTCGGCAGATTCAGGACTTTTTGCCCTTCTCTGGGGAAATCAATAATCTCCTGACAGGCTTGATTTTTGTCAGTCTGGTCATTGTCGCTCTGCTCTTTTTCCTAGATACCAAGCTAGGGCAGGCCTATATCGCGACTGGAGACAATCCTGATATGGCGCGTAGTTTCGGTATCAATACTGGCCGCATGGAATTGATGGGCATGATCTTGTCTAATGGTGTCATTGCCTTGTCTGGTGCTCTGATTGCCCAGCAGGAAGGCTATGCAGATGTGTCCCGTGGGATTGGGGTTATCGTCGTCGGCTTGGCGAGTCTGATTATCGGGGAAGTTCTCTTTAAGAGCCTGACCTTGGCAGAACGTCTGATTACAATTGTAGTTGGTGCGATTGCCTATCAGTTTCTGATTTGGGGTGTCATCGCTCTTGGTTTCAACACCAGCTATCTCCGTCTCTACAGTGCGGTTATCTTGGCGATCTGCCTCATGATTCCAACCTTGAAAAATACATTCTTTAAAGGAGCTAAGTTAAGCAAATGA
- a CDS encoding ABC transporter ATP-binding protein, with protein sequence MTAIVELKNASKRVNNGFDEEKVILNDVSLEIHEHDFVTILGGNGAGKSTLFNVIAGTLSLSSGSIYILGENVTNFSPEKRAKYLSRVFQDPKMGTAPRMTVAENLLIAKFRGESRGLVPRRLNSYRQEFQETIDKIGNGLEKHLDTPIEFLSGGQRQALSLLMATLKRPELLLLDEHTAALDPKTSVALMELTDDFVRRDQLTALMITHHMEDALKYGNRLIVMKEGQIIQDLKPEEKAKMTIADYYGLFE encoded by the coding sequence ATGACAGCGATTGTAGAATTAAAAAATGCCAGCAAGCGGGTCAATAACGGCTTTGATGAAGAAAAGGTCATCCTAAACGATGTGTCGCTGGAGATTCATGAGCACGATTTTGTCACGATTTTGGGGGGCAATGGAGCAGGGAAGTCAACTCTTTTTAATGTGATTGCCGGTACGCTCTCTCTAAGCAGCGGTAGCATTTACATCTTGGGCGAAAATGTGACCAACTTTTCTCCTGAAAAGAGAGCTAAATATCTGTCGCGAGTCTTTCAAGATCCCAAGATGGGAACGGCTCCTCGGATGACAGTGGCGGAAAACCTGCTGATTGCCAAGTTTCGTGGCGAATCCCGTGGCCTAGTCCCGCGTCGACTGAATAGCTATCGACAAGAGTTTCAGGAGACCATTGATAAGATTGGCAATGGTTTGGAGAAACACTTGGATACGCCGATTGAGTTTCTATCAGGTGGTCAGAGACAGGCTTTGAGTCTGCTCATGGCGACCCTCAAGCGTCCGGAACTGCTTCTCTTGGACGAGCATACAGCAGCGCTGGATCCCAAGACCAGTGTGGCTCTCATGGAGTTGACTGACGACTTTGTCCGCAGAGACCAGCTGACGGCCCTCATGATTACCCATCACATGGAGGATGCTCTCAAATACGGCAACCGTCTGATTGTCATGAAGGAAGGGCAAATCATCCAAGATCTCAAGCCAGAAGAAAAAGCCAAGATGACCATAGCGGACTATTATGGCTTGTTTGAGTAA
- a CDS encoding GlsB/YeaQ/YmgE family stress response membrane protein has translation MLWSIIIGGLIGLVAGSITKKGGSMGIVANVVAGLVGSAVGQSLLGTWGPSLAGMALIPSIIGAVIVVAVVSFFVGKKA, from the coding sequence ATGTTGTGGTCAATTATTATCGGTGGGCTTATTGGTCTGGTTGCTGGATCAATAACAAAAAAAGGCGGTTCTATGGGAATTGTCGCCAACGTTGTTGCAGGTTTAGTTGGTTCAGCTGTTGGTCAGTCTCTTTTAGGAACTTGGGGACCTAGTTTGGCTGGCATGGCTTTGATTCCTTCTATCATTGGTGCGGTTATTGTAGTTGCTGTTGTATCGTTTTTTGTAGGTAAAAAGGCATAA
- the amaP gene encoding alkaline shock response membrane anchor protein AmaP — protein MSKSRKILFLILCILILTILIPVLLDFHKVSGLGLQLFTWKNIPFVGYFLSRYVFWGTLVLSSLILLLMLVILFYPKRTLEIKLADADGKLMLKNSAIEGFVRSLVTDHDFIKDPTVSVNSRKNKCMVSVKGAIVPSENIIKRSQLIQEEIATGLTEFFGLNHDVKLEISVSDFKPKSQAKKNTSRVK, from the coding sequence ATGTCAAAATCAAGAAAAATACTTTTTCTTATTCTCTGTATTTTAATCTTGACGATTTTGATTCCTGTTTTGCTAGATTTTCATAAAGTTAGCGGTTTAGGTCTTCAGTTATTTACCTGGAAGAATATTCCTTTTGTAGGGTACTTTCTTTCTAGATACGTTTTCTGGGGAACATTGGTTTTATCAAGCTTGATCTTGCTATTGATGTTGGTTATACTTTTTTATCCTAAGAGAACATTGGAAATTAAGTTAGCTGATGCAGATGGGAAACTGATGCTGAAAAATTCAGCAATTGAAGGATTTGTTCGTAGTCTGGTGACAGACCATGATTTTATTAAAGATCCTACAGTTTCCGTAAATAGCCGGAAAAACAAATGTATGGTTTCTGTTAAAGGAGCAATTGTTCCGTCAGAAAACATCATCAAAAGAAGTCAGTTGATTCAAGAAGAAATTGCTACTGGATTAACAGAATTCTTCGGTCTCAATCATGATGTCAAGCTTGAAATCTCTGTATCAGATTTCAAACCAAAATCGCAGGCTAAAAAAAATACTAGTCGTGTAAAGTAA
- a CDS encoding DUF2273 domain-containing protein, with product MEWFKKYQYLILSGLAGGVLACFILSFGFFKTLFVLICAAIGAGIGYYIQQKNILNK from the coding sequence ATGGAATGGTTTAAAAAATATCAATATCTAATCCTATCTGGATTAGCGGGCGGTGTTCTAGCCTGCTTTATCCTATCCTTTGGCTTCTTTAAGACACTATTTGTCTTGATTTGCGCTGCCATAGGAGCAGGAATCGGATATTATATACAACAAAAAAATATATTAAATAAATAA
- a CDS encoding Asp23/Gls24 family envelope stress response protein, translated as MSNTNKDFKDVAKKEVAQATHEVKGELTYEDKVIQKIIGLSLEKVSGLLAVDGGFFSNLADKLINTDNVTNGVNVEVGKEQVAVDLNVVVEYQKNVPAVYEEIKNVVVEEISKMTDLEVVEVNVNVVDIKTKEQHEADSVSLQDRVTDVAESTGEFASEQFEKAKSGLSGGFSAVQEKVGEGVEAVKDAASSNENTRVH; from the coding sequence ATGTCAAATACAAATAAAGATTTTAAAGATGTTGCTAAAAAGGAAGTTGCGCAAGCAACTCATGAAGTAAAAGGTGAATTGACTTACGAAGATAAAGTCATTCAAAAAATCATTGGTCTCTCTTTAGAGAAAGTTTCAGGTTTGCTAGCTGTTGATGGTGGCTTCTTCTCTAATTTAGCAGATAAATTGATTAATACTGATAACGTAACGAATGGTGTTAATGTTGAAGTTGGGAAAGAACAAGTGGCTGTTGACCTGAACGTGGTCGTGGAATATCAAAAGAATGTTCCAGCAGTATACGAAGAAATCAAGAATGTTGTTGTAGAAGAAATTTCTAAAATGACTGACCTAGAAGTTGTTGAAGTTAATGTCAATGTTGTTGATATTAAAACTAAAGAACAACATGAGGCTGACTCAGTTAGCCTTCAAGATCGAGTAACAGATGTTGCTGAATCAACAGGCGAATTCGCTTCAGAGCAATTCGAAAAAGCAAAATCTGGTCTTAGCGGTGGTTTTTCAGCCGTTCAAGAAAAAGTTGGTGAAGGTGTAGAAGCTGTTAAAGATGCTGCTTCATCAAATGAAAATACTCGCGTACATTAA
- a CDS encoding CsbD family protein, producing the protein MSTEEKFNQAKGAVKEGLGKLTGDKKTEKEGAAEKVVSKVKEVAEDAKDAVEGAIEGVKNMLHKDDEK; encoded by the coding sequence ATGTCAACAGAAGAAAAATTCAACCAAGCTAAAGGTGCTGTTAAAGAAGGACTAGGCAAATTAACTGGTGATAAAAAAACAGAAAAAGAAGGAGCAGCTGAAAAAGTTGTTTCTAAAGTCAAAGAAGTTGCTGAAGATGCAAAAGATGCAGTTGAAGGCGCTATTGAAGGTGTTAAAAATATGCTTCATAAAGACGACGAGAAATAA
- a CDS encoding alcohol dehydrogenase catalytic domain-containing protein, producing MKSAVYLKAGQVGLAEIDHPQILDPDDAIIRIVRTCVCGSDLWSYRNEQVKPGRMNSGHEAIGIVEEVGDAVTTVKAGDFVIAPFTHGCGDCDACRAGYDGTCDRHVGNNWSDGVQAEYMRFEYANWALVKILGQPSDYSEGMLKSFLALADVMPTGYHAARVADVKPGDKVVVIGDGAVGQCAVIAAKMRGASQIVLMSRHEDRQKMALESGATAVVAERGEEGIAKVREILGGGADAALECVGTEAAVDQALGVLHNGGRLGFVGVPHYNNRALGSTFAQNITVAGGAASVTTYDKQILLKAVLDGDINPGRVFTSSYKLEEIDQAYKDMDERKTIKSLIVFD from the coding sequence ATGAAATCAGCAGTTTATCTCAAGGCTGGTCAAGTTGGATTAGCAGAAATAGATCATCCGCAAATTCTAGATCCAGATGATGCCATTATCCGTATTGTTCGGACCTGTGTCTGTGGTTCTGATCTATGGAGTTATCGAAATGAGCAGGTGAAGCCTGGGCGCATGAACAGTGGACATGAGGCGATCGGGATTGTCGAGGAAGTCGGTGATGCAGTAACGACTGTGAAAGCAGGCGATTTTGTCATTGCTCCATTTACCCATGGATGCGGGGACTGCGACGCTTGCCGAGCAGGATATGACGGGACTTGTGACCGGCATGTTGGCAATAACTGGTCAGATGGGGTGCAAGCGGAGTATATGCGCTTTGAGTATGCCAACTGGGCTTTGGTGAAGATTCTGGGTCAGCCGTCAGATTATTCAGAGGGGATGCTTAAGTCCTTCTTGGCGTTGGCTGATGTCATGCCGACAGGCTACCATGCGGCGCGTGTGGCAGATGTCAAACCAGGCGACAAGGTAGTTGTCATCGGAGATGGCGCTGTTGGACAATGTGCTGTTATCGCGGCTAAGATGCGGGGAGCTTCCCAAATCGTCCTCATGAGCCGTCACGAAGACCGACAAAAGATGGCGCTTGAATCAGGAGCAACAGCAGTGGTCGCTGAGCGTGGAGAAGAAGGCATTGCCAAGGTGCGCGAAATCCTCGGCGGCGGTGCTGACGCTGCGCTTGAATGTGTCGGAACAGAAGCAGCTGTTGACCAAGCGCTTGGTGTCCTTCACAACGGCGGCCGATTAGGCTTTGTTGGTGTTCCCCACTATAATAATCGTGCCCTTGGTTCCACCTTTGCTCAAAACATCACAGTGGCAGGTGGTGCAGCCTCTGTCACCACCTATGACAAGCAAATTTTGCTGAAAGCAGTCCTTGATGGTGACATCAATCCAGGCCGTGTCTTTACTTCCAGCTATAAACTGGAAGAGATTGACCAAGCCTATAAAGATATGGATGAGCGGAAGACCATTAAGTCCTTGATTGTCTTTGACTAA
- a CDS encoding alpha-L-fucosidase yields the protein MKKLEEIADFGPLPSAAQLAYHRDELAAFIHFGINTFYEQEWGNGQEDPKRFNPTKLDTDQWIRVLKETGFKRVIVVVKHHDGFVLYPSRYTDYTVAASPWRDGKGDLLAEISRSASQYDMDLGLYLSPWDAHSPLYHVDTQKAYNEYYQQQLEEILSNPLYGNKGKFIEIWMDGARGEGAQKLSYEFDAWFETIRRYQKDAVIFSTEATELRWIGNESGRAGDPLWQKIRPEKLSEQTPSVYLCHGDPEGTHYSVGEADVSLRSGWFYHENQQPKSLTDLLDIYLASVGRGTPLLLNVPPTKEGLLAEVDVQRLQEFHQVISSLYDEDLAAEAEVTGGSERIGYPASNLTDGKRDSFWAPNAEETSYVLEIDLGRSCTFNLLEIREPIAKGQRVAGFILEVKKEDGWTVFARGQTIGYKRLLLGEMVEARYLRLILTDFQALPLLSKLAVYRTPAIMEEEKRPSGLELSQAADTVIGGQLTQISLRRLDGLEQAEQIRLVTEPGTGTHGTAYEDQIWDVSFASGESDKELTLSTLAFTGQQELNFYLCASREDGRQSRLKIEVKGS from the coding sequence ATGAAAAAATTGGAAGAGATTGCGGATTTTGGTCCCTTGCCTTCGGCAGCCCAGCTGGCTTATCATCGAGATGAATTGGCAGCTTTTATCCATTTTGGCATCAATACGTTTTACGAGCAGGAATGGGGAAATGGTCAAGAAGATCCCAAGCGTTTCAATCCGACTAAACTAGATACAGACCAGTGGATCAGGGTTTTGAAAGAAACAGGCTTTAAACGGGTCATTGTCGTGGTCAAGCATCATGATGGCTTTGTTCTTTATCCGAGTCGTTATACAGACTATACGGTAGCTGCCAGTCCGTGGAGAGATGGCAAGGGTGACCTCTTGGCTGAGATTTCCCGCTCAGCCAGTCAGTATGATATGGATTTGGGGCTTTATCTGTCGCCTTGGGATGCCCACAGTCCGCTCTATCATGTAGATACTCAAAAAGCCTACAATGAGTACTATCAGCAGCAATTAGAAGAAATCTTGAGCAATCCGCTTTATGGTAATAAAGGAAAATTTATCGAAATCTGGATGGATGGGGCGCGTGGAGAAGGTGCGCAAAAGCTTTCCTATGAGTTTGACGCTTGGTTTGAAACCATTCGTCGCTATCAAAAGGACGCTGTCATTTTTTCAACCGAGGCGACTGAATTGCGTTGGATTGGCAATGAAAGTGGCCGAGCTGGCGATCCCTTGTGGCAGAAGATTCGACCGGAAAAGTTGAGTGAGCAGACACCGTCTGTCTATCTTTGCCATGGCGATCCAGAAGGGACGCACTATTCTGTTGGGGAAGCAGATGTGTCCCTGCGTTCAGGCTGGTTTTATCATGAAAATCAGCAACCCAAGTCCTTGACGGATTTGCTGGATATTTATCTGGCTTCGGTGGGGCGGGGGACACCGCTTCTGCTCAATGTGCCTCCGACCAAGGAGGGCTTGTTGGCGGAAGTTGACGTCCAGCGCCTGCAGGAATTTCATCAGGTTATCTCTAGCCTTTACGATGAAGACTTGGCTGCGGAGGCTGAAGTCACAGGTGGCAGTGAAAGGATAGGCTATCCAGCAAGTAATCTGACGGACGGTAAAAGGGATAGCTTCTGGGCTCCGAATGCGGAGGAAACTTCCTATGTCTTGGAGATTGACCTCGGCCGCAGTTGCACTTTTAATCTGTTAGAAATCAGAGAACCGATTGCCAAAGGGCAACGGGTCGCAGGTTTTATCCTAGAAGTGAAGAAAGAGGATGGCTGGACTGTATTTGCCCGTGGTCAGACGATTGGCTATAAGCGTCTGCTTTTGGGCGAAATGGTCGAGGCTCGTTACTTGCGCTTGATTCTGACGGATTTCCAAGCCTTGCCACTATTGAGTAAGCTGGCCGTGTACAGGACACCAGCGATTATGGAGGAAGAGAAGAGACCTTCTGGTTTGGAACTCTCACAAGCAGCGGACACAGTAATCGGGGGCCAATTGACTCAGATTAGTCTACGTCGTTTAGATGGACTGGAGCAAGCGGAGCAGATCCGACTAGTTACGGAGCCTGGCACAGGAACGCACGGAACGGCTTATGAGGACCAAATCTGGGATGTAAGCTTTGCTTCGGGCGAGAGCGACAAAGAGCTGACCTTATCAACCTTGGCTTTCACAGGTCAGCAAGAATTGAATTTTTACCTTTGTGCCAGCCGAGAGGATGGTCGTCAAAGCAGACTCAAGATTGAGGTCAAGGGGAGTTAG